Below is a window of Carettochelys insculpta isolate YL-2023 chromosome 4, ASM3395843v1, whole genome shotgun sequence DNA.
CTAACTTTACTGGCTTTTGCGGTTACATGCCATGATCTGACTTACTCTAAGTGATCAAGTtactactattattattactaacTCGTTCTTTGCCTCCTTGCCTTTTCTTATCACCAGAATCAGTTTGGTCTGTCTCTCTCAAAGACATTTATTTGTTGTTTGGTGTTAGTTCACCACCTAACTGTACAACTGAGGTGCCTTCTGGGTTCTGTACATTTTGAGGAATACACACATCACAAGAGTAGCTCACATCACTAGTGTGTCAAACACACACCTTAAAAGGGCTGAGGCACTGGCTTCCAactttattttttacaaaatcaCCTTTTGCCCCTAGCAGTCACTGTCCTGTGTCTCCGACTCAGTACAAAAAACAAGAGCTTCAGAGTCCTGTCCCAGAACGCTGAATCATTACACTGTCATGATTGCAAGATGAGCTATTTCAGAACTGTGCTCTAGAAAACCATATAGAAAAGTACTACAAGGGATCACATCTGTCCTAACCAGCCTGGGGGAGAATAGTGCCAGCAATATCTGGCCAGCAATAATTCATTTAAACAAGAGTTATGCACATTCATCTTTCGGTAAAAACTGGACAAAACATAGTCTTAAAAATAATAAGGCTCTCCCACACATTTCCAGTTCATGCATCCGCTCTTTCATAGCAAAAGCCTCATTAAAGGACATTATACACTGACCTCTGCTTGCACTAATGACTCCTTTGTAGTCTGCAGTGTAATCTTAggggtttgggtttgtttttaatAATACAATTCCAAAAACACAATAAACAATGCAGGCTGGTTTTGATTCATGGGGACAGAAGATGATGTTTGTCACCAGACATTTCCTGTCTTGTATTTCTAAATAGTTTACATTTGCCCTGATTTTAACCACATTGTGGTTTGGACCAGATGTGGAGGGCATTGAGCACTGAAGCTGAAATCTTGAACCAAATGCCAGAGCTGAGAAGCTGGATAAGTGAGCAGCAGTGAAGGAGGAATTCTTCTCTCAGAGCAGCTGCATTACACAAAAACAATGCCTGGAATATCCGCCACCTTTCCTTTTCACACTCTTCTGCAAGGATGGGAGAAGGATCCACAGAAGACAAGAGTCTGTTAAAACCTGCACTAGGGAACCTGACTCTGATGTGACAGCTGCCATCTTGGCTGACACAACAGGTGTTGGATCAGTGATCTTCACATCTAAAAACCATGAGCTACTGAAGCTTAAAGTCCCATACGTAGGCCTGTAGCAGTCTCTTATCCGATGGCCAGGACAACCTGTAACACACACTCATTGGTGAATTACACAAGCCCCCATGGTGTAAACATTCCCGCATGCATATCACAAATTCTTATTTCTTACACAGCAGCAAAACCTGGAATCTCATTGTTCCAACAGCCATGGAAAGTGTGTGCAGAATGGGCAGAAAGGAATTCACTTCAAACAAATGCTTATCCACTATTTTTGCACCATAAGTACCTCTCTGATTTCTCTGTCATTCATTGCATAGTAGATGTTTCTACAAGGCCTTGAACCTGGTTCAGGGCAGATTGAACTTTCAGGAAAAGCATCAGGTCAGTTCTTGAGCAATTTACACGTTGGTCACAGTATTAAGACATTGTCTTTCTGCCTCATGTTACATcaaattagctagttacaacACAGGAAAGCGAACTGGCGGTGATTGAGGAAATAGCCTACTGTTTTCCAAATAATATTGCTGAATTTACATGTTTGGTGACAAGGCGCATTTGCTGATCAAATAGGTCTTCTTTCTACATGAAATTAAGCAATTCTTTAGGGTATCATTTAGACCCGTCACTCAATGAGTTGCTGCTGCCTCTTTCATGAGTTAAGATGACTTAACTCCTGGAGGACATTTCCATTCATTTTTTAAAGGTGAAGTTGAGCTTATCTTAAACAGAAGCTCAGTTGAACTGATGCTGAATCATACTGGAATTCACCAAAAAGCAAAGTAGTGATAAATTTGTTCAGACTGAGCCTTCTAGTAAGTGTCAGTTGaagtaataaaaatgatttttccttAAAAAATGCACTGGCATATTTTGTCCCCCATGGCAGCCATTCAGCAAGGACTGTAATACATACCAAATAGGTCCTGCCAATTTTCCATTCAGCTGTGTGAGACTTTACAAAGCTGTTGATGGAAATGCAATTATGCCATTAAATGACAATGTTCCATAAGGCACTTGGGCATCACTAGGAAATATCCCATTGTCCACGATTTGGACTAGCAGGGTTATTTTCTTAGAAGTGATGGAATGTTTCTAATTTCTTAGCAAAACTCAATTCCATGGCGAGtggtttggttgtttttgttttaatgtaaagAGGTTTTTGTCCCATAATAGAAGTCTCAGATATTCTTTTATCATGAAATATATCACTTGTTAGATGCAAAAGCAGGAAGATAAATAGTTTTGCTTGCTGCTTTCTGTGATTTCAGTTTCTAACAAGCTATTGCATATGTTTGAGAAGGTGGCAGAAATTAACTGAACTTAACAAAACACTGCTGAAGATTTCTGTGTGAAACCAACAGTGTTGGAGGTAGCTGCAAGAGGTACTTATACTCCCAGGCTGTGGTTACACCAATtcgaactgctggcagcagtatgcaaataggaaatcttaaaaatgcaaatggaccctcatttgcatattcgctcCCTGGCAGAggttgctgctggcaggaaaaaaaacagtgcaaATATGGTTCTGCCAATGAAAACCACTCTTTGTCtacagcctcttatgcctgggacaaaaatcaggcataaaaagcTGCTGACAAAGGCggtgttttgccagcagaaccatgtttacactgctttttttctgccagcagcagcctctgccagtgacagaacatgcaaatgagcagccatgtGCATTCTGAgacctctcatttgcatactgctgctggcattcAGATCAATGTAACCGTAGCCTCAGAGAAGCAATACAAAAGGATACAAGATCTTGTTACTGTTGTATATGATTTGCAAGTGTAATACATTAGGTAAGTTAGCTAAGGCAATTACTACCATTAATTTCAAACATACATTTGTCAATGAACTCTATGGGGTACAAACTTCTGTTTAAAGATTTGCAAGTGTAATAATAAGCTGTGAAGTGTCAGATGTTCTGTTAATATATGATGTTCTACAGTTCTGCTCCTGCTACAAGGCATATGTTGACAAAATTCCCCCTCCATAAGAAGCAGTCAAGAAAGTTGGTCACACTGTTCTATTGGCTGTGATTACTATAAGCAGTTTTTTTCACACTGTTGCCAGAACAGGCCCTCAATGTATTCATCAATATTTTccaaggaaataaaataaaaacaagatttgCTGCATTTAAGCATCAATTCGTTCTTTGTCCACCTAAAGCACCAATGGCTAAAGCCAATGGTGAcctcatcagtgttccctgtaattttttccatccatgtacagaataaatttttattgcaccaaggcatgtacaaatgtgcaccaccagtagaaacaaaaaacccagcttgtgggcactctactaatcagctggttgGCAGCTGAATCTCCCCAGAGCACCCGCACCAGcatacagcttacagggaacactggagcctgctgaagtccatgggagtCTTGCTGCTGATTTCAaaggagccagaatttcacccactgGCCCATTTTGCTCCTACTGCAACCAAAGGGAGTTCTGCTGTTAATTTCTCTTGAAGTATGATCGAGTCCCAAAACAGACTTGCTATTGTTTTGCCATTTTGAAATGGGAGGAAAAGATGTTCACAGAGCCTATTTGctgcatcatcatcattatcatcatcatcaacatcaacaaccacgggctcagGGCCCATTGGGAtgcaatgcctccctcactatatttttccatctttccctgtccagtgcagagtggcttagtttctgtagactggctctgcACTAATCTGCtatatcatttacccattctctgtggggtctgcccctcctattcaaactgtgattacgccgaataccagggtcttgattttttatttgtcattcgttctgcagatatgcccaaatagctgtaacttcacttgtataaccttctgcagtaagttctcgttcggctgtatcttcctatataattccttattggtgaccttctgcatctatcctattctcaggattctTGGATCACAACTCCACTTGAATGGCAATATTTTTCTCTTCGAacttttcattatcacccatgtctcacatctgtacaacatgccgCTGAATACACCCGTTTTCAAGACgttcagcttcgttcctaagccaatcactttgctttttcagatcttatccattgccttcaaacttggcattgcttttgctattctagttgctatttccttcttacagtctagattgtatgttatgttgctccccagatacgtaaACTTTCTACATTGGTCCAAGAGAACAGAGCATTGAAGaccagaagggatgtttctgagagggtggaacagccatatggagtgaaatgcaatgaggtaaggaaagcagccagaacagatAAGGTGAAAGGGTTAGCGGAGCAGCGTGAAGATACAGAGCGGTATTATGgcaagtgtaagaccagggaggtgtataagatgattaggaatattaataggacattgcagctgaagcagatggcgatcaaagatgagaacgacaGGGTGTTCATGACCATGGAgaaatcaggaaagggatcttggagttatagtggatagttctctgaagacatccacgcagtgtgcagcggcagttagtaaggcaaataggatgttaggaattattaaaaaagggatcgataataagacaaaagatatcatacttcccctatataaaactatggtatgcccacatcttgagtactgcgtgcagatgtggtctcctcacctcaaaaaagatatattggcattagaaaaggttcagaaaagggcgactaagatgattaggggcttggaaagggtcccatatggggagaggctagagagactgggacttttcagtttggaaaagaggcaattgaggggcgatatgatagaggtatataaaatcatgaatggtgtggagaaagtgaatatagaaaaattatttaccttttcccataatacaagaactaggggacaccaaatgaaattgatgggtagtaggttcaaaactaataaaaggaaatttttcttcacacagcgcacagtcaacctgtggaactccttgcccgaggaggctgtgaaggccaggactctattagggtttaaaaaagagcttgataaatttttgcaggttaggtccataaatggctattagccagggataaagtatggtgccctagccttcagaacaagggcaggagatggatggcaggagataaatcacttgatcattgtcttctgttctccttctctggggcacctggcattggccaccgtcggcagatgggatgctgggctcgatggacctttggtctgacccagtatggccattcttatgttcttatgttcttatgttgtgcagcgatggatgagatattgcactgatctatacaaagcacagttggacccgagtgtctcggAGAGAccaactgaagaactgaaagagatatctccactgagcatcaagagcgagactgatatttcaaaggaggaagtagaaagagccgTGGAATGaccaaagaacaacaaaagccctggaaataagatcacaggagagatgatcaaatatgtaagagaaagcatgattcaggaaatacactgactacataatatagcatggaaagaagagaaggcatctaaggaatggaaaagaactgtgctagtgacaatacgcaaGAAAGAAAGTGTGTTGGAGTGTAAGaattacagaatgattgccctagcCAGTCACGTAGGCAAAatgctgatgatactgacggagaaaCTGAGaacacagatagaagaacatttagcagatgagcaagcagggttcagaaaagatagaagtaccatacagcagatattggcactaagatggacagcagagaaagcttgacaaaagaacaagaacagctagaattgcttcattgattttccgAAGACACTGACAGTATTTGCTGCATACTGAAAATTAAATCAAGAATTCCCCCAAACAAAACTTGACAAATATTAGCAGGGTTGACAGAAAGACCCATGTATGTCTCAGAATTGCTCTAACATTGTATAATGCTTAGTTGCATAATTTCTGAAGGGTGGGGCATAAGGTTTATGGACAGCTGAGTGTGTGTATGTAACAGTTTTCAATGTTTGgtcattttcatttgtttctgtaATTTGCCCATACAATTGCAGCACAAGAAATGTTTAAGGGTGCCATAGCTTTTTGATTAGATAGGCAAAATCTCTCTTACTGTTAAGATACACCTTAGACACGAGGATGTAGCAGAGGGTTGGTCTGAATAATTTCTTCCTTCCTACCGCATGCTTCAAGTCATTTGCAGTAAAGTGGAGGTAGCATTTTAGCTTCACTAGAGAATAGTGAAAAATGAGTTCATCACCAGATCCTGGGGAAGAACTCCAGATTAATTTGACAGCTAATACTGTGCTTGCTGTGCCAATAAATTCATGACCTTCCTCACGTCTGTAGGATGCTGTAATGTTTACATTTGTAGCTTCTCCTTTTCTGTGCAAATGTTGCAATTACTGAAAGTGTAAGCCTGCAGAAAAGTGTAAGCCTGCAGATTAAAAAACCCCTGCAGAGTCATCTTAAAATACAAGGCCCAGATTGCTTAACATCAAATAATGCTGACAGCGCAGATTGATTGAGCTATTTCTGATGCCCAGTGTTAGAATTAGGGAATTTGTTTAATAAACTGAGCATGAAAAGCCACGGAAATGGTGCAGCAATAGGCAGTGCATACGATCCCAAGAACTGAACAAAGAGAAAGATGAAGATGGTACATTAAACACAAGGAACAAATCTACCCTCTCCCATTCACTCCTACTGGCTTCACTGTAACCAACGGTTGTATTAGGTACATAGTGTCATCACCAGTAGCTGATGCATATAGGCCAAACCATAAGCACACTAGTGGGTGCGATCCTGCCCTCAATATACAAGGGGTAAAGGTTCTGCTCCTCTACACTGCAGGTTAGCTTATTTGTTGTACTTGGGTATTTCTCCAGTAGGCAAATGTCTTGTGCAAGGAAATACTTCTCCAAGCTGACCACTGAGCTCTCCTCACAGCCGCTGGATGAGCAATACTTTGTTCAGGGTTGGTAACTATTTTGGAATTGAAAGAGTTTTGAATCCACAAACTCCAATGAGATTCAGGACGAAACAATGTCTTCATTTCCCCTCAAGCTTCACAATAATATCATCaacatcaccatcatcaacaaccacgggctcagcgtctgttggtgtctgatgcctccctcgctatttccttccatcgttccctgtccaatgcagagtggcttcgcTTTTATacactagctccgcaccaatctactgtaccACCTACCCATTTTAACAATAATATGCTGGTGCGTATTTCCAACCCCACAAGGTGTGCCCATTCTCTGCTCTTTTCCACTCCCACAGTGTGATTCACTGGCTATGGTGGGGAAGCTAAGCTTTTGGACGTTTTGAGCTCCATCGGATGATCTTCAGAAGTTCAAGAGCCAGGGTGCAGCTGCCCAGCATTAGGGCTTCAGCCTCAGAGGAAGTGCCTGCTAGGACTCgggcttcagccctgcagggagaAGGGTCTAGGGCCTTCAGGTGCATAATAGCATCAACTGGGGCTGGGACCTGCAGCCCTGGAGTGGCACTTGGCAGTGCTGGTGGCTTTAGCACGGCTCCTGCTGAAATTGTGAGCCCCAGTGGGCATGGCTTGCAGGGCTGAAGCTCTGACAtccagggtcatccttaggcATAAGCAGAACAGGCAGCTGCCTATGGTGCCTGAAAATTTTGGGGCACCATGCAGTCTTAATGTtgacccacctcttcctgcccctcttctgtggctctgcttcctctggaaaGGATAGaattaatttaaaagtgaaaagcctgcCAGCCCAATTAGCAGGGCACTGGACCTGTGAAAGAGGCATTCAAGGAGTAATGAAACCATCTAGCAGGAGCTTGCCAATGTCAGGTACAGACTGGCAGTTTACTGTGTTAGCCTATAgcggtggttcccaaccttttcagtgtaatgctgacagaccaaggttgccagcaccagggactcaacctgcaatcataggggctaaagcctcctgctctgctgcatgagctaaaggccagctgctctcagccaatgctgtagagcagagacgtcactcaccctagtatgaagtcccagtgcctctgggtactacatgcttgcCTGGGCTGAAGAAGCACAtgccaagcttctgagaccttccagcagttcatcccagaCAAACCCCCAGTTGTAACACCAACAAACAGagccaggttgccagcaccacaGACTGAACCTGCAATTGGAGGGGCTAAACCCTGTGCTGTCCTGCATGAGCTAAGGGCCAGggggctctcagccaaggctgtagagcagagacttcactcaccctcgtatgaggtctcagtgcctctgggtactacatcaGTAACATGGTGCACTTTAAGACgtacaattccatggcacacccccTTTTTTCAGCTGATTCAATTGTCTTGCTGCTTGAGTTCCAGATGGGGTGTGACTCTCTCCCACCCCTGGCTTCCGTGACTGTCTGCAGAGCTCCTGCGAAGGGAAACTGACGACCcccgtgccagctgggactcaggcagccttgcttgaGCCCCACCGGGCATGGGGTTGTCACggccccccctcctcccacaagcGATTGCTCTGCatagagccccagccaggggaactgGATGGAATTTCAGCCCACACTTGGCCAGCTCTCATGGCACGCCCACGGCACACGCCGGTGGCAAACCACAGGGCTACACGACGCTCGCTTAACATCCGTTTTCAAAATAGCATTAgcatgttgctgaagattataaaaccacatctcaacccccaccccaccccttgcttTTGGGCTCAGGGCGACCAATTTCAGAGCACGCCCTGGAGGCCCATAGATCCTAGAGGCTGCCTCTGGCAGAGCCCCTGCCCACTGGGTAGAAGCCCCTGGCCCCACCGCCCCAGGTCAGGGCAGAAGCCCCGCGCTCCCGCCTCCCCgagaaggagcagggtggggccgccgggggcccccccgggggAAGAGGTCGCCCGGCAGCTCGTGCCTCGAAGTGACACAAGCTGGCCCCCTCCTTCCTGCGCTCGCCCCGCTCCTGGCCTGGGGCCGGGACCTGCACCCTGGAACCAGCaggcgggatgggatgggggggcgcggaccctggctcccagcccgccGCCCCGGGCCCAAGCCGAGCCCGGCCAAAGTCCCTGGCGCGGGGCCGACGTAGGCGGAGCCCGGCTGAGTCACGTTTCGCCGCTAGCTCCGCCTCCCGCTGCCCCGGGAACTTCCCGGCCCGGCTCCCGCCGGGATAAAAGCGGCGGCGGGCGCTGCACTGGCAGAGGTGAGCTGAGACGGCCGAGCATCAGCATCCCACATCCACCATGAGCCGCTCTCGGAGCttcgccccctgcagccccctgctgctactgctgctgctggccgcCTGCGCCGCGCTGAGCCGGGGTGAGGGCTCGCTGGGCCCCGGGATCCGGGGTGGGGAGCCTCGCTCCCACTGAGCTGGGGAGGGTGGatgggacccaggtgtccggggaGGGTGGATGGGACCTCAGTGTCTGAGAGACATGCTGTATGCGGGAGGCCCCAGTGGGATGGatgggacccaggtgtccgggaGCTGGCCACATGCGGGAGCCCTGGCTGCACGGATGGGACCTACCTGTCAGCCAGACCTAGGCAGGTTGGGATGcatggaacccaggtgtccgggagCTGGCTGTATGCAGGCAGACCCTGGGGGAAAGATGGGACCCAGGGCTGTTGTAGGTGGGGCGTGTCCCTGGCCACCCCCTGCAGAGATCTGACAGCCGGCAGGAGCTGAGCCTTTCTCCCCATCCCTAGGAGCCCCCATGGCTGGTGAGCTGCGGTGCCAGTGTGTTGAGACCGTGTCCGAGGTGATCCACCCCAAGCGTATTGCCCAAGTGGAGCTGATCCCCGAGGGGCCCCACTGCGGGGTGCCTGAAGTCATGTAAGTTTCCAGGTCCTGTTGCCTCCTCCCCTTCTGTGCCCCGCACCAGCCCCACGCTCACCTGGCTCTCCCCTTCGTCTCCCTGCAGAGCCACCCTGAAGCGCGGCGAGAGAGTGTGTCTGGACCCCAACGCGCCCTGGGTCAAACTCATCGTCACCAGGATCCTGAACAGGTACCTGTCCTGGGCTGTTGCCATATGTGCGTGGTTAGTGGCTGGGTCGCTAATGCAAGCGCTGGCCAGGGGCATGGGAGCAGCAGAGTCAGTCTGGCGCAGGtgtctgtgttgcagtgacaatgGGCCAGACTAGGCTGCTGAGTCAACCACTGGAGGCTTCTCAGTACTAACTGCTGACCCAAGCTGGCCCAAAGCCCTACTGGACTGCAACATGTGGCTGGTTGGGTCCGTTACACTAAGTGCCTTTTATCTTAACTGTGTCCACTACTCCTGTGACACACGGCTCCCTCCCATGGAAGGCAGCTCTAGCACCCAGGGAATACAATAAAGCAAGAGAGGAAATCGGTCCCGCAAAATCTTTCAGGATTTCACTTATGTTTATTCTCTCCTCTGACCATTGCAGTAAATCAAAGAAGCTGTGAGAAGAGGAAATGAACAAGGAACTACAACAGAAACTACCTATGTGTAGAGGGGGGAAAAAGCATGACAGAGAGTGGGAACTCAAGGCTGAACAACTAGCCACGTTAAGGCTCTGCTTTTCAAGGTCTGATAGACCTGGCTGCTCTGCATTCGACTTCAACGCATTCCACTGACtggttttatttatgtatttattaataGATCTGTGTATATACTTCAACAGCTAGgtactgttgttgttgttgttattattattattaagcacCTTATGTCTTTCTGTTCACCTGACTGGACAATGCTGCAGTAATGGCTCAAGAGAGGTTGTGTTATTAACCTAATCCACATTCTAAACAACTCTACCTCAGACACTCTGAGCAGGTCAAGCTGGATAGCACTGGGAGACTGTGCTTAGCAAATTGTGAATAACCAGAGCTTCAGATTCTGGTGCAGCCAAGCATTTAGCCTTTGTGCACACAGATATTTAGGGTTACAAAATGAAATCCAATTAGGACAAGCACAGTAACTTGGTACTATCCTGAAATGTGGTGTCAAAGCAGGTGTCCTCAGGAAACAGAATCATTTGTTTGGTTAGGTGAAGCAGACCAGCCACTATTCTCCTGTCACAGAGAAGCAATCTTTATGAAAGTGTGGATTCCATCCCTAGCTGACCTTTTTGCAAACTCTTTTGGGGTATCTTTAGATGAATGTTAAATTCTTTTTATGCAATTTAAATATTTGATATTTATGCTGAAGGTTTAAGAACAGTAACGTTCTGAAAATCCTTGGACATGTTATGTCTTCATTGTATGACACACTGTCATGTTTTGTGTACAAGTGGTATTACTAATTATACTGTACTAAAATGAAGTAATTGTAATAATGGAAGGattataaataaaattgtttctgATTAAAATTGGTTGTCTCTTCTGCTCAGTTAAACTTAATGAACATGCATCTGTCACGGTGGGACCTCGGAAAAAGTGTGGTGTGGGTAAGAATTGGTATAATGTCTACAGTCTTCAAGCTTCATCCCCTTCCTCATTTTAtttaagaggttttttttctgcatttaacAGTCTCTTTGGGGAAGAATTGCAATATTTAAAATCATCGTCTGCAGACCGCAGTGTGAAGAACCCAATTTAGTCTTGAAGCGTGGTGTTGCGGCTATGGAAGCTGCAAGACCTGTCACGTTTGCTTAACTCTCCATGGGAGTACTTGTGTCTAAAGGACTCTGCTTTCTCCTCACACCCATGAGAAGCAGTATAATGATTCTTTGCCGTTCCAGCCAATAAGACAGCGCCAAGGAAAGCATAGAAGGCGCTTGTTTAAATATAAAGTACTTTGCTTGTCATGCGCACACTCTGGCTGTAAAAACAAAAGTGGGTACTTACGTGTAGATAATCTGTACAAGTGCAGTATCCTTCTACCGGGTTACATCCTAACTGCACTTCATGGAGGATATTCTCAGAAGTGTTAGAGATAGAGGCACAGATTCAGTATAACATGCATGGACCTCTCATTTAGGGGGTGCTACTAGCTTATGAAATCCGGACTAAAACACACGCCAGGGGccccctcttcccaccactgaaGCAAAGGAGGGCTTGATGCTTGGTTATATTCAACAGCCTTATGCCCCAACCCAGACAGGACCTGACTACATGTGTGAGGGATGAGCTGGGTCTGGATTTACTTGCCTGAGACTTTTGGGCTTAGGGCCTGCTGGCCACTGCCCAGTGCTTAATTTTTGCTGGGGCTGAGATTGTTTGTGCTCCAGTACCTGAGTGCTTGAGTCCaccacctctttcattacaaaccaAGCCTGCTGCTGCCTTGTTACACTGAGCGCCATGGTATGGGGGCCTCGCTTCACAGCCCCACCAGTGCAATGAGAGAACAACCAATAAAAGCAGGGCATGCAGTTAGAACTTGTCCCCCTGCCTTGCAAATCAGTACCTGTGAATCTTGAGAACAAACTCCACAGGCTTATGGTCTAAGCTACAACCCACAGCTGACAAGTAGCTCTCCTGGAGCTGATTTATTGTTACTCCTCTTTCTGTCCCTAGTTACCCTAGAGAGTGGCTTGCCTTGGCGTGATGCACCCAACTTCTCAGGCTCATACGGAAAAAAATTCTAATGAAGGGTGGTGGCCTTCTTCCAATGATCTCCATTAGCTTTTCTGCATGTGACATTTGTAGGACATGCTATTTAATGTAAGAATAGCCACGCTGGGTGAAACCAAAAGTCCatttagtccagtatcctgtcttccaccaatggccaatgccaggtgccctagaggtaATGAACAGAATGGGAAACCACCCCATTACCTATCCCCAGCTTCCTGCAAACAAAAGCTagtgacaccatccctgcccataaTAATAGTAgctagccactgatggacctatcctccatgaatttatctagttcattCCTGAGCTCTGTTATAGGCTTGaccttcacaaaatcctctggcaaagagttccacaagttCACAATGCCTCC
It encodes the following:
- the LOC142012192 gene encoding growth-regulated alpha protein-like; the protein is MSRSRSFAPCSPLLLLLLLAACAALSRGAPMAGELRCQCVETVSEVIHPKRIAQVELIPEGPHCGVPEVIATLKRGERVCLDPNAPWVKLIVTRILNSKSKKL